The Arthrobacter oryzae DNA window GGGTCAGTCGGATGATAAGACTTCCTGCCCTTCTGCCGCCCGTGCGTAGGACGCCGTGACCCGGCGGTAGACCGGAGTGAGGAAGGCCAGCAGGGCTGCAACGATCATGATGATCCCGGCGATCAGGAACACCAGGGCGATGCCGCGGGAGGTTCCCTCGCCCAGCAGCGGGGCCAGCTGGGCGGCACCTTCGGCAGACCGTGCGTACGGAATGATCCAGACCTGGGCGATCGGCGCGATGAGGAACGCGGTGATCGGCGCTGCCGCGGACTCGAAGGCCATGGCGAATCCGAACACCCGGCCCTGCCGGGGGAGGGGCACTACCTGCTGGATGACCGTCTGCTCGGCGGCCTCCACGAAAGGTATCAGGACCAGATACAGCCAGATGCCGGTGATGTACAGCCACGCCCACTCCCGCAGCGTGAACACCGCTCCGAGGAACCCCATGACGACCACTGCGATGAGCATGGTGCGCAGGGGGTTGGACCCGAGCCCGAACTTGCCAATCAGGGCTCCGCCAATGATGAAGCCGGTGGAACCGACCGCGAAGACGGCTCCCCACACCTCCACGGGGAACATTTCCAGGCCGTACGGATCCATCAAGGCCATGTAGACGCCGCCGATGAAGTTGTTGAATGTGGTGAACAGGATCAGGGCGAACAGTCCGGCGATGGCCAGGACGGCGGCAAGGGAGCCGCGCAGGTCGAACGCGCCGTGGGCGTCCGTGGCGGCCACCCGCACCTCCTCCGGAAGGCGGAGCGTGAGCAGGTGCGCGAAGGCCAGCGCCGTAAGCACGACGGCGACCAGAACCGTCCACCCCATGCCCAGGAGACCCACCGACAGCCCGGAGAGCACGGAGGTGACGATGAAAGCCAGCCCCTGCACCATGCCGACCATGCCGTTGGCGTTGGCCCGCCGGTCCGGCTCGATAAGGATGGTGACGGTGGTGGAGAGGGCGACGTTGCGCATGTTCTCAACCACCGCGCCGACCAGGATGACCACGGCGAAGATCCAGAACCACGGCGTTGTCAGGTCCAGCATCCGGTCAGTGGGAGTCAGCAGGAACATGACGCCGGACAGCAGGAACATCACCAGTGTGAAAGCGGCGGCGAAGCGCATCACGGCCAGTTTGCGGTAACGGTCCACGAACGTGCCGAAGCTGATGCTGGAAAGGGCGATCAACAGCATGTACGCACCCCCGATCACCCCGGTGGCGATTACGTTGCGCGTCTCCAGGTACACCCAGAACGTCAGCGCGAACCACAGGTAGCTGGTGGTGATGTTGGCGAGGGCGGTGTTCACCAGGATCCCGGCGAAGGTGCGGGATCTCTGCTCCGGACTGCGCAAGGACGAGTCGACACCGTCAGGAGTGGCCAGCCGAGGTTCCTGCTCGGTCATGCGACCAAGTTTACTGACATGCGACCGGCGCGGACACGGTCAGCTGGGATTTCGTAGGGGGAGTCATGGGAGGAGGCAGGGTGGCCTCGTGGCCACCCTGCCTCCTTTTGCATGCTGCGCCGTCCCCGCGCCCGTCCGTCGGGCTACCTGTTGCGATGGA harbors:
- a CDS encoding MFS transporter, with the protein product MTEQEPRLATPDGVDSSLRSPEQRSRTFAGILVNTALANITTSYLWFALTFWVYLETRNVIATGVIGGAYMLLIALSSISFGTFVDRYRKLAVMRFAAAFTLVMFLLSGVMFLLTPTDRMLDLTTPWFWIFAVVILVGAVVENMRNVALSTTVTILIEPDRRANANGMVGMVQGLAFIVTSVLSGLSVGLLGMGWTVLVAVVLTALAFAHLLTLRLPEEVRVAATDAHGAFDLRGSLAAVLAIAGLFALILFTTFNNFIGGVYMALMDPYGLEMFPVEVWGAVFAVGSTGFIIGGALIGKFGLGSNPLRTMLIAVVVMGFLGAVFTLREWAWLYITGIWLYLVLIPFVEAAEQTVIQQVVPLPRQGRVFGFAMAFESAAAPITAFLIAPIAQVWIIPYARSAEGAAQLAPLLGEGTSRGIALVFLIAGIIMIVAALLAFLTPVYRRVTASYARAAEGQEVLSSD